Genomic segment of Camarhynchus parvulus chromosome 1A, STF_HiC, whole genome shotgun sequence:
GACAGGCTCCATTAGGGTAGTTGAGGTCTTGTGGTGGATGTAATGACTGTAAATAACTGTAGACCTCAAAGAGTATCTTTTCTCATCCCAAAGTCCTGTGTGCCCAGGATGATAATAGTGATGAGAAGCAGTTTCATAAGGTAAAGCCGAATCTTTACAGCTGTGGCACAAGTCTTTCTTTCACTTCATCTCTCTCCCTTCTTGGGATgttaaaggaatttaaaatttattcaatGATGTTGTGCATTCTAGAGTCTTCCTGTGAGCCCTGTGTTATTCAGTAAACAATGTTATAAGAAGGTTCTCAAATTCAAATTTGGTCAGAAAAGCTATAATCTAAATAAAGTGGTAGTGATCTCAGGAGGAATGAAGTAAAAGTGTGGCAACTAGTGGCGATGGACCTAGTTAGTCTTAGTCTGTTAACAGTTAATCACTTAATCTAAGATCCTTTTATGAACAAGGGCAAGGAACAAGAGCACCTAGAGGAAAATCCACCCTGTCATAATACAGACATGATGGATGGAATCGTCTGCCCTCTGGACCTTCAGATTTTGAAAACTTGGATGATGACAAAGAGGATAAATTTTCAATATTCTTATTTTATAAATTGCTATTGTAGcattatagaatggtttgtgttggaagggaccttaagggTCATCTCATtctaccccctgccatgggcagggacacctgccattaccccaggttgctccaagccctgtccaacctggacACTTCATGGGCCAGGGCCTCATCATCCCCTGAGTAAAAACTCCTTCCCAGCACCTCATCTCAATCTCCCCTCCTCTAGATTTAatccattcctccttgtcctatcatGGCCTGCCCATGCAAAAAGCCGCTCTCCCCCACTATTAGAACCTGCTTCAATGCAAGGGGCACTGAGGTTTCCCTGGagccctctccaggctgaagaatgaatgtgaacagcacagcagatggacagacagagcAGGGACTCTGCAAGCCTGCGAGTGCACTGAGCAGGGCTGAAAACACGGGTAATGATGAACACAGAAACTTTACTTCAACACCTCAGTCACGTCAGCATCGCTGTGGCTGCAGCGCAGCAGCGTGGGCAGGACAGAGAAACCTCTGGCCCCAAGGCTGCCTTGGAGCTGCCGTGATCCACTGTAGCCCTGGAtcctgctcatcctgctgctgctcaggctttTTTGTCCTTCTAAAACTGCAGGAACTCCTGCACCAGATTCCAGAATTGCACGAGGATCTGGTGTGGGAATGCCATGGGCAGTGACGTGCCCGAGGATGTCACTGCTGGTTTCTGGCTGCACTCAGGGGTCAAGTTGATCTGTTCCTCTGGTTGCTCTGGTTTCAGAGGCTGCTCAGGGGCCGAGGTGACAGCTGGCTCCGGTGCCGGACCAGCTCTTTCTGCAGGGCTCAGTCCCGTCTGGAGCAGGATCCAGTTGTAGAAGTGCTGAGTGGAGGTGTAGATTCCGGGGTGCCTGGCTCTGTCACAGCCTCTTCCCCAGCTGTTCAATCCCACCAGCCAGTAGTAGTCAGCTTCATTGTCCTTGCAGACGAGGGGACCCCcgctgtccccctgtgccaggagagaTGGTTCAGGGACTGtggggggctgctgtggggaagggaggggtgggcaggggacaggctgggctgcGTGTGGGGGATGAgggggtccctgtgctgctgggggctgagggaCTCATCACACGCTCCTACCTGGCAGGTGTCAATGCCGCCCTGTGGGTACCCAGCACACAGGTTGCGGGGGTGGATGGCCCCCGCGTACCACCGGCTGCtgttgcagagctctgtgtccaTGAGGTGGACCTtggcctcctgcagcaccatgcctggtccctgtgctgtgggcacagaggggaatgagccccagcagctcggtacccatcccctccccagcctggggtgAACTCCCTTCccaggcctggctctgccccttctccacagagcgatgtccagctgtgtccctgc
This window contains:
- the LOC115910197 gene encoding LOW QUALITY PROTEIN: acrosin-like (The sequence of the model RefSeq protein was modified relative to this genomic sequence to represent the inferred CDS: substituted 1 base at 1 genomic stop codon), which codes for MCTGVLLSSQWVLTVAHCFARAGGISMWDVVIGAIDLRQPGPEAVVRRIQRLLVHQHYVAATARNDIALVELDQPVECSDYIQLGCVPDASLRVSELKSCYIAGWNFARAQGPGMVLQEAKVHLMDTELCNSSRWYAGAIHPRNLCAGYPQGGIDTCQGDSGGPLVCKDNEADYYWLVGLNSWGRGCDRARHPGIYTSTQHFYNWILLQTGLSPAERAGPAPEPAVTSAPDQKPAVTSSGTSLPMAFPHQILVQFWNLVQEFLQFXKDKKA